Part of the Nostoc sp. ATCC 53789 genome, TATTCCCCGCCAGCAGGTTTTGGTTTCCCTTGCCAACGGTCTGGGATATACTTCTGGTGGCAATACCGAAAACACTCTGAAATATTTCAACGATGCCTCTAACATCGCTAGCTATGCCCGTAGCCCGATCGCAGCCGCAACCCAAAAGCAAATTGTGGTGAACTATCCTAATGTGAAATCCCTGAATCCAACCGCAACCGCAACTCGCGCCCAGGTAGCAGCTTTTATCTACCAAGCACTGGTTAGTTCTAAGCAAGCTTCAGCAATTAACTCGCCTTATGTCGTGTCAAACCTCAGCAATTAACTGCCTAATCAACAATTATCCATGTCTATAATCATTGCTGGAGAACGTAGTGGGGTGGGCAAGACAACAGTCACGCTTACCCTTTTAGCATCTTTACGCCGACGCGATCGCTTGGTGCAATCTTTCAAGGTAGGCCCAGACTACATCGATCCGATGTTTCATCAACACGTAACTGGTCGTCCATGTCGCAACTTAGACCCAGTGTTGACTTCAGAAACCTACGTTCAGCAATGTTTTGCCCGTCATAGTCTACTTACTGAATATGCCCTAGTAGAAGGGGTAATGGGATTATTTGATGGAATTTCGTCATTGGTCAATAGTTCTTTGTCTCCTGCAAATGACAAAGGACAAATTACTGACTTTGCAAGTACGGCACACATTGCACGGCTTTTAGATTTACCTGTGGTGTTGGTGATTGATTGCAGTCGCTTGTCTGGTTCTGTCGCTGCGATCGCTCACGGCTACCAATCTATTGACCCCCGAATTAAAATAGCCGGGGTAGTATTAAATCGCGTGGGAAGCGATCGCCACCTCTCTCTCCTCAAAGATGCCCTAAAACCCTTACAATTACCTATTCTCGGCGTGCTGCGCCGTCAAGATAACATCACAATTCCCGATCGCCATTTGGGTTTAGTACCCACAGCAGAACTTACTGAACTCAACGCTTTAATTGATCGCCTCGCCGATTTAGGAGATACTTGCTTCGATTGGCAAAACTTATTACCCCTGTTAAAATCACAACCTCTCCCTCCTCCCCCTAATCCGCCTCATTCTCCCTCCTCCATCAGAGTTGCAGTCGCGCGCGATCGCGCTTTTAATTTTTATTACCAAGACAATCTCGATTTGCTGCAACAACTTGGTGCAGAACTGGTTTTCTGGAGTCCATTAGAAGACGCTGCAATACCAAAAGATGTCCAGGGAATGTATTTTGGCGGAGGTTTCCCAGAAGTTTTTGCCCAGCAACTAGCAGAAAATACCAGCGTTCGTGATGGAGTGAAAACAGCAATTCTCCAAGGAATGCCTGCGATCGCTGAATGCGGAGGATTAATGTATTTATGTGAGCAAATTATCGATTTTGAGGGTAAATCTTGGGCGATGACGGGAGTTTTACCGACATCTGCTGTTATGGGTGCGCGTTTAACTCTGGGGTATCGTCGTGCAGTAGCTTTGCAAGATAATCTGTTAGTGAAAGCAGGTACAGATGTTCACGGACATGAATTTCATCGTTCCCATTTAACCTTAACTCCCACTAAGCCCCTATTTGAAACTTCTCGCTACGATTGTGATGAAAATATGGGATGCGAGGGATGGGGTTTTCCTGCAAATGTTCATGCTTCTTATGTT contains:
- a CDS encoding cobyrinate a,c-diamide synthase — encoded protein: MSIIIAGERSGVGKTTVTLTLLASLRRRDRLVQSFKVGPDYIDPMFHQHVTGRPCRNLDPVLTSETYVQQCFARHSLLTEYALVEGVMGLFDGISSLVNSSLSPANDKGQITDFASTAHIARLLDLPVVLVIDCSRLSGSVAAIAHGYQSIDPRIKIAGVVLNRVGSDRHLSLLKDALKPLQLPILGVLRRQDNITIPDRHLGLVPTAELTELNALIDRLADLGDTCFDWQNLLPLLKSQPLPPPPNPPHSPSSIRVAVARDRAFNFYYQDNLDLLQQLGAELVFWSPLEDAAIPKDVQGMYFGGGFPEVFAQQLAENTSVRDGVKTAILQGMPAIAECGGLMYLCEQIIDFEGKSWAMTGVLPTSAVMGARLTLGYRRAVALQDNLLVKAGTDVHGHEFHRSHLTLTPTKPLFETSRYDCDENMGCEGWGFPANVHASYVHLHWGESREIPEQFLKECRTYK